In Pseudomonas sp. ADAK18, a single window of DNA contains:
- the cobA gene encoding uroporphyrinogen-III C-methyltransferase, with product MNAKVWLVGAGPGDPELLTLKAVRALREANVVLIDDLVNPAVLEHCPDARVVTVGKRGGCRSTPQDFIHRLMLRYARQGKCVVRLKGGDPCIFGRGGEEALWLRDRGIEVELVNGITAGLSGATNCDIPLTLRGISRGVTLVTAHTQDDSSLNWRALAEGGTTLVVYMGVAKLGEIRQQLLEAGMAADMPVAMIENASLPEQRECRSDLSGMEDDARNFSLKSPAILVIGHVAAMAQTVQTRAMETA from the coding sequence ATGAACGCAAAAGTCTGGCTGGTAGGCGCTGGCCCCGGTGATCCGGAACTGCTGACCCTCAAGGCGGTAAGAGCGCTGCGTGAGGCGAATGTGGTGCTCATTGATGATCTGGTCAACCCGGCGGTGCTTGAGCATTGCCCGGACGCTCGAGTGGTGACCGTCGGCAAACGTGGCGGTTGTCGCTCCACACCGCAGGACTTTATCCACCGTCTGATGCTGCGCTATGCCCGGCAGGGCAAGTGTGTGGTGCGACTTAAAGGAGGCGACCCCTGCATTTTTGGCCGCGGCGGCGAAGAAGCCTTGTGGCTGAGGGATCGGGGTATCGAGGTAGAGCTGGTCAATGGCATTACGGCGGGACTTTCAGGCGCAACCAACTGCGATATACCGCTGACGTTGCGGGGGATCAGTCGTGGCGTCACCCTGGTGACCGCCCACACTCAAGACGACAGCAGCCTCAATTGGCGGGCACTGGCAGAGGGTGGCACGACGCTGGTGGTCTATATGGGCGTGGCGAAGCTGGGAGAGATCCGGCAACAGTTACTGGAGGCGGGCATGGCCGCCGACATGCCAGTGGCGATGATTGAAAATGCCTCACTACCTGAACAACGGGAGTGTCGCAGCGATCTTTCCGGCATGGAGGACGATGCACGAAACTTTTCCTTGAAGAGTCCGGCAATACTGGTGATTGGACACGTTGCTGCAATGGCCCAGACGGTGCAAACACGGGCAATGGAAACCGCCTGA
- a CDS encoding OmpA family protein has protein sequence MKLKNTLGLAIGSLIAATSFGVLAQGQGAVEGELFYKKQYNDSVKNIEDGFNPGARIGYFLTDDLELNLSYDKTNHTRSNNGTGNQKIGGDTGSLVATYHFGQAGVDSLRPYVEGGFGHQSRSNVEADGHKGRDQSTLAIAGAGVKYYFTNNLYARAGVEADYALDNGKWDYAALVGLGVNFGGNAGAVAPAPAPAPEPVPEPEAPVAQVVRVELDVKFDFDKSVVKPNSYGDVKNLADFMAQYPATNVEVAGHTDSIGPDAYNQKLSQRRADAVKKVLEKDGVAANRITAVGYGESRPVADNATEAGRAVNRRVEASVEAQAAQ, from the coding sequence ATGAAACTGAAAAACACCTTGGGCTTGGCCATTGGTTCTCTTATTGCCGCTACTTCTTTCGGCGTTCTGGCACAAGGCCAAGGCGCAGTTGAAGGCGAGCTGTTCTACAAGAAGCAGTACAACGATAGCGTCAAAAATATCGAAGACGGCTTCAACCCAGGCGCTCGCATTGGTTATTTCCTGACCGACGACCTCGAGCTGAACCTCAGCTACGACAAAACCAACCACACCCGTTCGAACAACGGTACTGGTAACCAGAAGATTGGCGGCGATACCGGTAGCCTGGTTGCTACCTATCACTTCGGTCAGGCTGGCGTTGACTCCCTGCGTCCATACGTAGAAGGTGGTTTCGGTCACCAGAGCCGTAGCAACGTAGAAGCTGACGGCCACAAAGGTCGCGATCAATCGACCCTGGCTATCGCTGGTGCCGGTGTGAAGTACTACTTCACCAACAACCTGTACGCTCGTGCCGGTGTTGAAGCTGACTACGCACTGGACAACGGTAAGTGGGACTACGCTGCACTGGTTGGTCTGGGCGTGAACTTCGGCGGTAACGCCGGCGCAGTAGCACCTGCTCCTGCTCCAGCTCCAGAGCCAGTTCCAGAGCCAGAAGCTCCGGTTGCTCAGGTTGTTCGTGTTGAGTTGGACGTTAAGTTCGACTTCGACAAGTCGGTTGTTAAGCCTAACAGCTACGGCGACGTGAAAAACCTGGCCGACTTCATGGCTCAGTACCCAGCTACCAACGTAGAAGTTGCTGGTCACACTGACTCCATCGGTCCAGACGCCTACAACCAGAAGCTGTCCCAGCGTCGTGCTGACGCTGTTAAGAAAGTTCTGGAAAAAGACGGCGTAGCTGCTAACCGCATCACTGCTGTTGGTTACGGCGAATCCCGCCCAGTTGCTGACAACGCAACTGAAGCAGGTCGTGCTGTTAACCGTCGCGTAGAAGCATCGGTTGAAGCTCAAGCAGCTCAGTAA
- the sigX gene encoding RNA polymerase sigma factor SigX — protein MNKAQTLSTRYDPRELSDEELVARAHTELFHVTRAYEELMRRYQRTLFNVCSRYLGNDRDADDVCQEVMLKVLYGLKNFEGKSKFKTWLYSITYNECITQYRKERRKRRLMDALSLDPLEEASEEKAPTPEEKGGLDRWLVHVNPIDREILVLRFVAELEFQEIADIMHMGLSATKMRYKRALDKLREKFAGSTET, from the coding sequence TTGAATAAAGCCCAAACGCTGTCCACGCGCTATGACCCCCGTGAGCTCTCTGATGAGGAGTTGGTCGCGCGCGCGCACACGGAGCTGTTTCACGTAACACGCGCGTACGAAGAATTGATGCGCAGGTATCAACGCACCTTGTTCAACGTTTGTTCAAGATATTTGGGGAACGATCGGGATGCGGATGATGTCTGTCAGGAAGTGATGCTCAAGGTGCTGTACGGTCTGAAGAACTTCGAGGGCAAATCGAAGTTCAAAACCTGGCTATACAGCATCACGTACAATGAGTGCATCACGCAGTATCGGAAGGAACGGCGAAAGCGTCGCTTGATGGATGCTTTGAGTCTGGACCCCCTCGAGGAAGCGTCTGAAGAAAAGGCGCCGACACCTGAGGAGAAGGGCGGACTTGATCGCTGGTTGGTGCATGTGAATCCGATTGACCGGGAAATTTTGGTGCTACGATTTGTCGCAGAACTGGAGTTTCAGGAAATCGCCGATATCATGCATATGGGTTTGAGTGCTACAAAAATGCGTTACAAACGTGCTCTTGATAAATTGCGTGAGAAATTTGCGGGCAGTACTGAAACTTAG
- a CDS encoding mechanosensitive ion channel domain-containing protein, with protein MELDLWTQSLVTAMTALWTKVANFIPNLFGALVVVLLGFVVAKLLDTLLSKLLAKLGLDRLMGGTGLTKLLGRAGLQVPISTLIGKIVYWFVLLIFLVSAAESLGLERVSATLDMLALYLPKVFGGALVLLVGVLLAQLANGLVRGAAEGVGLDYASGLGRIAQGLVIIISISVAISQLEVKTDLLNHVIVIVLITVGLAVALAMGLGSRDIAGQILAGIYVRELYQVGQHVRVGEVEGQIEEIGTVKTTVLTDDGELVSLSNRILLEQHVSSR; from the coding sequence ATGGAACTTGATCTCTGGACGCAGAGTCTGGTAACTGCAATGACTGCGTTGTGGACCAAGGTGGCGAATTTCATTCCCAACCTGTTTGGCGCTCTGGTGGTGGTCCTGCTGGGTTTTGTCGTGGCCAAGCTGCTCGACACCCTGCTGTCCAAGTTGCTCGCCAAATTGGGCCTTGATCGTTTGATGGGAGGTACCGGTCTCACCAAGTTGTTGGGCCGGGCTGGGCTGCAAGTACCGATCTCCACACTGATCGGAAAGATTGTTTATTGGTTCGTTTTGCTGATTTTTTTGGTTTCTGCAGCCGAATCACTTGGACTTGAGCGAGTTTCAGCTACTCTCGACATGCTGGCGCTGTATTTGCCGAAGGTATTCGGCGGCGCGCTGGTGTTGCTGGTAGGGGTTTTGCTGGCACAGCTGGCTAATGGCCTGGTGCGCGGCGCGGCTGAAGGAGTGGGGCTGGATTACGCCAGCGGCCTGGGGCGAATCGCTCAGGGGCTGGTAATCATCATCAGTATTTCGGTGGCGATCAGCCAGTTGGAGGTTAAGACTGACCTCCTGAACCATGTGATTGTGATCGTTTTGATTACCGTTGGTCTGGCCGTTGCGCTGGCCATGGGGTTGGGAAGCCGGGATATTGCCGGTCAGATTCTTGCGGGAATCTATGTGCGTGAGTTGTACCAGGTTGGGCAACACGTGCGTGTGGGCGAGGTCGAAGGGCAGATCGAAGAGATCGGCACGGTCAAGACGACAGTGCTGACCGATGATGGCGAACTGGTTTCGCTGTCCAATCGGATTCTGCTGGAACAGCATGTGAGTAGCCGCTAA
- a CDS encoding CrfX protein, translated as MHDPFEQSLRDMLNASPSNRDDDACLGRVLKTANRQVGAGDLFGLLGRWLPALMMALNNGSAHVSPVSRRKPITRTADKAD; from the coding sequence ATGCACGATCCGTTCGAACAGTCTTTACGTGACATGCTTAATGCTTCGCCGTCCAACCGGGACGACGATGCTTGCCTGGGTCGCGTACTGAAAACCGCCAACCGTCAGGTAGGGGCGGGAGATCTGTTCGGTTTGCTCGGTCGTTGGTTGCCGGCGTTGATGATGGCCCTGAACAATGGTTCGGCCCATGTATCCCCGGTTTCCCGTCGTAAACCTATTACTCGCACTGCTGATAAGGCTGATTGA
- a CDS encoding zinc transporter ZntB — MFEEENAQWGLVHALVLDGKGGARSIARTELDELQLQPQESLWLHWDRSHPQTQTWLRKSSGLSEFACDLLLEENTRPRLLPLPDAELLLFLRGINLNPGAEPEDMVSVRIFASASRVISLRLRPLRATDELLVQLADGKGPKTASELILYMAQYLTNKVQDLVSDLSEIVDAEEEKLDADERYTPEHGSILQIRRRAAGLKRFLSPQRDIFGQLTRIKLPWFVDDDADYWNELNNSLTRYLEELELTRERVGLVLEAEDRRLSVRMNRTMYRFGIITGIFLPMSFLTGLLGINVGGIPFSSSPYGFLIACLMMVSVAVGQWWLFRRLRWV, encoded by the coding sequence ATGTTCGAGGAAGAAAACGCGCAATGGGGGCTGGTGCATGCCCTGGTGCTGGATGGTAAAGGCGGTGCGCGTTCGATTGCTCGGACCGAGCTTGATGAGCTGCAACTACAGCCCCAGGAAAGCCTGTGGCTGCATTGGGACCGCAGCCATCCCCAGACCCAGACCTGGCTGCGCAAATCCAGTGGTTTGAGCGAATTCGCCTGTGACTTGCTGCTGGAAGAGAACACTCGTCCGCGCCTGTTGCCACTGCCGGACGCAGAACTGCTGCTGTTCTTGCGAGGAATCAACCTGAACCCCGGGGCAGAGCCGGAAGACATGGTGTCGGTGCGCATTTTTGCCTCGGCTTCACGGGTTATCTCGCTGCGTTTGCGGCCGTTGCGTGCCACTGACGAACTGCTGGTGCAGTTGGCGGATGGCAAAGGGCCTAAAACTGCGTCAGAACTTATCCTTTATATGGCGCAGTACCTGACCAACAAGGTTCAGGATCTGGTCAGTGATCTTTCTGAAATCGTCGATGCCGAAGAAGAAAAACTGGATGCCGACGAACGGTATACTCCGGAGCATGGCAGCATTCTGCAGATTCGTCGGCGGGCTGCCGGGCTGAAGCGTTTCTTGTCGCCGCAGCGGGATATCTTCGGTCAGTTGACCCGGATCAAACTGCCTTGGTTCGTCGATGACGATGCTGACTATTGGAATGAATTGAACAACAGCCTGACCCGTTATCTGGAAGAGCTGGAATTGACCCGAGAGCGCGTGGGGCTTGTACTTGAGGCCGAAGACCGGCGCTTGAGCGTGCGCATGAATCGCACCATGTACCGCTTCGGGATCATCACCGGGATCTTCCTGCCGATGAGTTTTCTGACCGGTCTGCTGGGTATCAACGTGGGAGGGATTCCGTTCTCTTCCAGCCCTTACGGATTCTTGATTGCCTGCCTGATGATGGTCTCGGTGGCCGTGGGGCAATGGTGGTTGTTTCGACGTTTACGCTGGGTTTGA
- the rraA gene encoding ribonuclease E activity regulator RraA, which translates to MNHYVTPDLCDAYPELVQVVEPMFSNFGGRDSFGGQIVTIKCFEDNSLVKEQAELNGAGKVLVVDGGGSLRRALLGDMIAEKAAKNGWEGLVIYGCIRDVDVIAQTDLGVQALASHPMKTDKRGIGDLNVAVTFAGVTFRPGEYVYADNNGVIVSPSPLKMPE; encoded by the coding sequence ATGAACCATTACGTTACCCCCGATCTGTGTGATGCCTACCCGGAACTGGTGCAGGTGGTTGAGCCGATGTTCAGCAATTTCGGCGGCCGGGACTCCTTTGGTGGCCAGATCGTCACCATCAAGTGCTTCGAAGACAACTCACTGGTCAAGGAGCAAGCCGAGCTCAATGGCGCCGGCAAGGTGCTGGTGGTTGACGGTGGCGGTTCCCTGCGCAGAGCCTTGCTGGGCGACATGATCGCCGAGAAAGCCGCGAAAAATGGCTGGGAAGGGCTGGTGATCTACGGTTGCATCCGTGATGTCGACGTCATCGCCCAAACCGACCTTGGGGTGCAGGCCCTGGCCAGTCACCCGATGAAGACTGACAAGCGTGGCATCGGCGATTTGAACGTGGCGGTGACCTTTGCCGGCGTGACGTTCCGCCCGGGAGAGTATGTCTACGCCGACAATAACGGTGTGATTGTCTCCCCCAGCCCGCTGAAAATGCCTGAATAA